The genomic window CGCAATCTACCGCCCCGGAGGCTTCTGTTCCATAGGCGGCCCCCATCGTAGACGAACTCGCCAGAGTTTGGACGTTAGCGGGGAGGGGGGGGCACTCTCAACCGCAACGCGGTTCAACAACAAAGCCCAGGGTCGCGCAGCGCACCCTGGGAATCCAGCCCCGTCACCCGCGAACCCTGAAGGGGTTCAACAATTCTTTCCGCACCGTGTCGCGTGGACGAGGAATGTTCGACCCCGCTGGGGTCTACTGCGGGAATTTAACAAATCCTTGGGTGCGCTGCGCGACCCAAGGCTTTGTTGTCCGACCGCGTTGCGGTCAAGAACTTTCCCAACTTATTAATCACCTGTCCCCCCGGGAGGGTGGGGTGCTAATAAGTCACGCGGCTCCTTGTCTTCGGCTGCGAGGTAAATCAATCGACGTCCCCTCCGATCCACGCTCTGGCGAGCGTAGCTACGAGCAAGGCCTGCAAACTCTGGCGAGTTCGGTCACAGCTTTCCGGCCGAACGGTAGCCTTCGACGGTTTGGTGCACCCGTTCGGTCAGGCTGTAGGGGAAGGTATAGAGCGATTGCTGGTGAAGTTTGGTTGCGTTGCAGATCCACGAACCGGCGACCGCTTCACGAACTTTGTCGCGGTTGATAAACGGACGTGGAAAGCCGATGCGATCGATCACTTCGCCGCCCACGCCGGCCACCTGCATCAACCAGCGGGGAATCGTCACCGCACGCGGTCGCCGCCGCTGCAATTGTTCGGTGACCAAGTTGGTTAGTTCGGCAAACGTCAAACTTTGGCGATCGGCCACGTGGTAACAACCACGCAGGGGATCGTCTGTGGATAGCCGTCGACCCTGGTTGGCGACCGCGATCATGGCCGCGCAAAGGTCTTCGACGTGGGTAAACGAGTAACGATGCTGTTGGCTGTCCGGGACCAGGACCCAACCTCGGGCGGCCCACTGAAGGGCGCCCAACATATAGCGATCTTCGGGACCCAATACCGAAGGCGGACGCACGATGCTGATCGGCAGCTTGTCCGCCCAAGCCGTCAGCAATTGTTCGGCGGCTAATTTACTGCGTCCGTAACCGGATACCGGTTTCGGATCGGCGTCTTCATCCAGTGGTGCATCGGCCGTGGTGGGGCCGAGGGCGGCTAACGAGGACACGAACAGCAAGCGCGGTGGGCTGTCGCAGGCCGCGCAGGCTCGAGCGACGTTCTCGGTGCCCACGGCGTTGACTAGGTGAAAACCTTCCGCCGACCGGGCGAGCAAGGCGCCAGCCAGGTGAAACACGGTGTCGACGCCCTTGAACTTGCCCCGCAGCGAGCCCGGATCGGTGATGTCGACGCGATGGATCTGCTCACTCGGCAAACTCTGTGTCCAGGCGTCGTGACGATGGATGAACACCTGCACCTGATGTCCTGCAGCCTGCAATTGCCGGACCAATTGGCGTCCGATAAAGCCGGACGCCCCGATAACAACGATTCGATCCATGACAAAGGCCCGGATAGTCGGGGGGGCAAATTTGGGCGGAAGGTGGACAAATCAATAGTTCACATTGGGATTTAGGCCCGATTATTGTGTGTCACCGGCACAATTGCTATCACCTGCCCGCATCCACACCCCCCGTTCCCCCGCCTGCTCGGAATGACCGTAACAATCGGCAGCCTTTAACGCTTGCCAAAGCTAGTACCGCACTAATTCCGAGATTCTTAGTGGTTCCTGTCCTCCGCTAGAGGTAGTCGGCGTTAGGGAATATAGGTAATCTGAACTTTATAGGTGGAAATCTCCCGAGGATGGCCTTCATGAACCTACCGCAAACCACGCAGCAAGCCCCGACGCTGGTCGACTTGTTGAGCCTGCGGGGCAGCGGGGCAGCCGCGAAAGACAACGGATACACGTTCCTGACGGGCGAAGATCAGCCAGGTGAGCGGCTGGGTTATGCCGAATTGGATCGGCAAGCTCGGCGGATTGCTGCGCGGTTGATGGCCGAAGGGCGGAGCGGTCAGCGGTGTTTGATCTTGTCCGCGCCTGGTCCGGCCTATCTGGCGTCGTTGTTTGGATGTTTGTACGCGGGCGTGACGGCCGTGACGGCTTATCCGCCCCGAGCCCGTCGCAAGGACGAGCGATTGGAGGCGGTGTTGCACGACGCCGACGCCGGATTTGCGTTGGTCGATGCCGGGCTGTTTCGCCGCAAAGCCTTGCTCTGTCAGGCGACTAAAACGCTGGGCAAATTGGATTGGTTGGACGCCGATGCGATGCGGTTCTCCAGCGGAGCGTCGCATTGGGCACGGCCCGATCTGGCGCCCGACGACATCGCCATCCTGCAATACACGTCCGGATCGACGGCCAGTCCCCGCGGGGTGCAGCTGACGCATCGCAATCTGTTGCACAACCTGGAAGTCATTTTCGACGCTTTTGATTTTGGGCCTGCCGAACAGATTGGGGTGTGCTGGTTGCCGCCATACCATGACATGGGCTTGATCGGCGGCTTGTTGCAGCCGATGTATAGCGGGTTGTCGACCAGCGTGATGTCGCCGGCTTCGTTCATCCAGCGTCCCTTTCGGTGGTTGCGGGCGATCAGCGAGTTCCGCGGAAACATTTCAGGCGGTCCCAATTTCGCCTATGACCTGTGCGTGGAACATGTCACCGACGAGCAACTGCGGAGCTTGGACCTGAGTTGTTGGACGTTGGCTTTCAACGGCGCCGAACCGATCGTCCCGGAAACGCTGGAACGGTTCGTGGAAAAATTCGCGCCCTGCGGTTTCCGAGCCGAAGCGTTTGTGCCCTGCTACGGGTTGGCCGAATCGACGCTGTTGGTGTCGGGCGGTCCACGTCGTGTGCCGCCGCGGACGCAAGTATTCGAAGGCGGTCGGCGGACCGTAAGCAGCGGCCGCGTCTCGCATCTGCAAACCGTCCGCATCGTGGACGTCAAAACCGGCACCGTCTGTGCTCCCGGCGAAGAGGGCGAAATTTGGATCTCCAGTGACAGCGTTAGTAGCGGGTATTGGAACCGACCCGAGGAAACGCGGCAGACCTTCGCCGGTCGCTTGCCCAACGATGCCCGCGCCTACCTCCGCAGCGGCGACCTGGGGCGGATCGAAGACGATCATCTGTATGTCACCGGGCGGCTGAAGGACCTCATCGTGCTGCGGGGTCGAAATCTGCATCCGCATGAACTGGAAGCCACGGCGGATCGCTGCCATCCGCAGTTGGTCGTCCATGGGGCGGCGGCCTTTACCGTACAGCGTCCCTCGGATCAGACGTTGTGCCTGGCCGTGGTGTTGGAACTGAAGCGGGCCACCGACCCGCAACAATACGAAGCGATTGTGGCGGCGGTTCGCAGCCAAGTCGCCAGTGAGTTTGATTTGCAAGTGGAAGCCGTCGACCTGGTTCGCAGCGGCGTGCTGCCACGCACCTCCAGCGGTAAACCACGCCGTCGCCAAACCTGCGAAAAATTCGAAACCGGCGAGTTGTCGCCGCTGTTCGCCTGGCGTGCCGACGCGATGGTCGCTGCGCCGTCCGCACCCGCTGACGAACCCGGGCCGGCGAACATGCCGCAGAGCCAGATCCAGCGGTGGCTGGCCGAGCGGATTGCCAAGCAGGTTTCGATCCCGATCGAACGCGTGAATATCGAATCGCCGTTCGCCGAATTTGGGCTCGATAGCGTCAGCGCGGTGATGATCGCAGGCGAATTGGAGGAACGGCTGGGACGCAAACTGCCGGCGACCCTGTTCTACGACGCGCCTAATATTCGCGAAGTCGCGCGGATGCTCGGCGACGATGACCTGCCGCTGCCCTCCGCCGGTACCACTGATTTCCCGTCCGATCGTTTGGCCAACCAAGTGGCCGTGGTCGGCGTCGCTTGTCGGCTGCCCGGTTGCGACACGCCCGATGCGTTCTGGCAATTGATTCGCGAAGGACGTACCTCCGTCGGCGACACACCGCCGGGACGCCGCGCGGCCATTTCCTCACGGATCACCACCACCCGCGCCGGTTGGTTGACCGATGTGGATCGCTTTGATGCGGCCCTGTTTGGCATCGCCCCCAGCGAAGCTCAGTGGATTGATCCCCAGCATCGGTTGTTGTTGGAAACCTGTTGGCAAGCGATCGAAAACGCGGGCTGCGACCCCAAGGGATTAGCGGACCGCAACGTGGGCGTGTTTGTGGGCATTTCCAACGATGACTACGGCAAAGCCATCGTGGCCAGTGGGATCCCACCTCGGGCCTATAGCGTGACCGGCAATGCGGCCAGCATGGCGGCTCATCGTGTTTCTTATCATCTGAATTTGCACGGCCCCAGCCTGTCCATCGACACGGCGTGTTCCTCATCACTGGTGGCGGTGCATCAGGCCCGTCGCAGCCTACAGGCCGGCGACTGTGATGCGGCGTTGGTCGCGGGAGTGAATTTGATTTTGCGGCCCGACGTCAGCGAAGGCCTCAGCGATGCTGGGATGTTGGCTGTCGATGGACTGTGCAAATCCTTTGACGCCCGGGCCAATGGTTATGTCCGCGGCGAAGGCTGCGTGGTGATGATGCTCAAACGCGTCGCGGATGCCCGTCGCGATGGAGATCCGATCCTGGCGGTCCTGACCGGTTCGGCGGTCAACCAAGATGGTCGCACCAATGGCATCACCGCCCCCAATGGTACCTCGCAGAAACGACTCATTGCATCAGCGCTGCGAGACGCGGATTTGCAACCCCAAGACGTGACCCTGATCGAAGCGCACGGCACGGGCACGATCCTGGGCGACCCGATCGAATTCCAAGCGCTGCGCGATGCCTACGATGCGGACTCGGCTGACCTACCACCGTGCGTGATCGGATCGGTCAAAGCCAACATCGGGCATCTGGAGTCGGCGGCCGGGCTGGCCAGTTTGCTCAAAGCCGTCTTGGCGGTCCAACATGCCGAACTGCCGCCGCTGGCTCATTTCCGCGAGCCCAATCCGCACTTGGCGCTGGAGGGCTCCCGGTTTCAACTTCCCACTGCCGCGGCCCCCTGGACCGCCGTGCGGCCGGTCGCCGCGGTCAGTTCCTTTGGGTTCGGCGGGACCAATGCGCACGTGTTGGTAGCCGGCACGCCTGCCTCGGCGGCTTCCGGATCGCCGCAGCCCGCTGCTCAGACGCAGTTGCTGGCCTTGTCCGCTCACAGCGAAGCGGCGGTGCGAGAATTGGCGGCCGGTGTCGGACGCACGTTGGCATCGGTCGATCGTCCCCTAGCCGACTTTGCGGCATCGGCCAACCGCAGCCGCACTTCGCTGGCGCATCGCGTTGCCGTGGTGGCCAACGATCGATCGAGCATGGCCGAGGGGCTGCAGGCTTTCTTTGCCGGCAAACCCGCGGCCGATGTGTTCCACGGGGTGGCTTCGCCGGGCGGCGCGCCCAAGGTGGCCTTCTTGTATTCCGGCCAGGGCGGGCAGTACGTGGGGATGGGGCGCGGGCTCTATCAGGCGTCATCGCAATTTCGCTCCTGGGTGCAGCGCAGCGAGCAGCTGTTGCGTGATGAATTCGATGATGGGGTCAAAGACTTCCTGTTGGGATCGCTCCGCGAAAAGGGGCGAAGTGCCGAAGGGAAACAATGTGCTGAAGGCAAATGCGAGCACGATCCTCGGCTGCGCAGGCCCTGCAGTCAGACCGCGCTGTTCGTGTTGCAGGTTGGCTTGGCGGACGTGCTGGCCGAAGCCGGCGTCAAGCCGCAAGTGGTGTTGGGACACAGTATGGGGGAATACGCGGCCGCCTGCCTGGCCGGTGTGATCCAACGCGAGGACGGCCTGCGGTTGACCGCCGCGCGAGCTCACCAGATCGACGCCCTGCAAACGCCTGGCGCCATGGCGATCGTGTTCGCTCGGCAAGAAGACATCCAGTCCCTGATCGCCGCTTCGCCGATTTCGTTTGCGGCCATCAACGGCCCCGAACAAGCCGTGTTGTCGGGCGAAGCAGGCGCCATGGACGTGTTCCTCTCGCGGTTAACCGATGCCGGGATCAACCACCGTCGCCTGCCTGTGGCCAGTGGGTTCCATTCGTCTTTGCTGGATCCGATCCTGCATGGCCTGCGGCGGACCGTGGAATCGTTTGAATTGCAAACGCCTCAGATCGAATTTATTTCCACTCTGACCGCGACGCCGGTAAGTGAGGAACTGCGAACCGCCGAATACTGGATGCGGCACACCCGCCAACCGGTTCAGTTTGCCAAGGGACTGCAGGCGTTGCACAGCAGCCAGTGTCAGATCTTGGTTGAACTGGGGCCGCACCCCACGCTGTGTTCGCTGGCGGCGTTGAACCCCGGCAGCTCCGGAGCGCCGGTCGCCACGCTGCAACGCGGCACCGAAGATCGCTTGGCGCTGCAACGCACCTTGGCCCAGTTGTACGTTGGCGGCGTGGATCTGGATTGGCGAGCCATCGCGGGGACGATTCATGGCACGGCGGGCCGCCCTGTGGGACTGCCGACCTATCCCTTCCAAAGGCGACGCTTTTGGTTGGAGGGACTGGACGCCGCACCGCCGCGTGATCCAGCGTCCCAGCCGTCCTCCGAAACGAGGGAGCAGGCGACGGCCCGGGCGCCAGAACAAGCGGCCGGCGAGGAAGTGGCGGAACCGCAACAGCAGGAGCGGGACGAGCTGCAGAACTACGTCGAGCGCTTTGATCAGGTGGAGCAATTGGTCGGAC from Roseimaritima ulvae includes these protein-coding regions:
- a CDS encoding NAD-dependent epimerase/dehydratase family protein; the protein is MDRIVVIGASGFIGRQLVRQLQAAGHQVQVFIHRHDAWTQSLPSEQIHRVDITDPGSLRGKFKGVDTVFHLAGALLARSAEGFHLVNAVGTENVARACAACDSPPRLLFVSSLAALGPTTADAPLDEDADPKPVSGYGRSKLAAEQLLTAWADKLPISIVRPPSVLGPEDRYMLGALQWAARGWVLVPDSQQHRYSFTHVEDLCAAMIAVANQGRRLSTDDPLRGCYHVADRQSLTFAELTNLVTEQLQRRRPRAVTIPRWLMQVAGVGGEVIDRIGFPRPFINRDKVREAVAGSWICNATKLHQQSLYTFPYSLTERVHQTVEGYRSAGKL